In Homo sapiens chromosome 11, GRCh38.p14 Primary Assembly, one DNA window encodes the following:
- the CD3E gene encoding T-cell surface glycoprotein CD3 epsilon chain precursor, translating into MQSGTHWRVLGLCLLSVGVWGQDGNEEMGGITQTPYKVSISGTTVILTCPQYPGSEILWQHNDKNIGGDEDDKNIGSDEDHLSLKEFSELEQSGYYVCYPRGSKPEDANFYLYLRARVCENCMEMDVMSVATIVIVDICITGGLLLLVYYWSKNRKAKAKPVTRGAGAGGRQRGQNKERPPPVPNPDYEPIRKGQRDLYSGLNQRRI; encoded by the exons ttgGCGTTTGGGGGCAAGATG GTAATGAAGAAATGG gtGGTATTACACAGACAC CATATAAAGTCTCCATCTCTGGAACCACAGTAATATTGACATGCCCTCAGTATCCTGGATCTGAAATACTATGGCAACACAATGATAAAAACATAGGCGGTGATGAGGATGATAAAAACATAGGCAGTGATGAGGATCACCTGTCACTGAAGGAATTTTCAGAATTGGAGCAAAGTGGTTATTATGTCTGCTACCCCAGAGGAAGCAAACCAGAAGATGCGAACTTTTATCTCTACCTGAGGGCAAGAG tGTGTGAGAACTGCATGGAGATGGATGTGATGTCGGTGGCCACAATTGTCATAGTGGACATCTGCATCACTGGGGGCTTGCTGCTGCTGGTTTACTACTGGAGCAAGAATAGAAAGGCCAAGGCCAAGCCTGTGACACGAGGAGCGGGTGCTGGCGGCAGGCAAAGGG GACAAAACAAGGAGAGGCCACCACCTGTTCCCAACCCAGACTATGAG CCCATCCGGAAAGGCCAGCGGGACCTGTATTCTGGCCTGAATCAGAGACGCATCTGA
- the CD3D gene encoding T-cell surface glycoprotein CD3 delta chain isoform B precursor (isoform B precursor is encoded by transcript variant 2) produces the protein MEHSTFLSGLVLATLLSQVSPFKIPIEELEDRVFVNCNTSITWVEGTVGTLLSDITRLDLGKRILDPRGIYRCNGTDIYKDKESTVQVHYRTADTQALLRNDQVYQPLRDRDDAQYSHLGGNWARNK, from the exons ATGGAACATAGCACGTTTCTCTCTGGCCTGGTACTGGCTACCCTTCTCTCGCAAG tgAGCCCCTTCAAGATACCTATAGAGGAACTTGAGGACAGAGTGTTTGTGAATTGCAATACCAGCATCACATGGGTAGAGGGAACGGTGGGAACACTGCTCTCAGACATTACAAGACTGGACCTGGGAAAACGCATCCTGGACCCACGAGGAATATATAGGTGTAATGGGACAGATATATACAAGGACAAAGAATCTACCGTGCAAGTTCATTATCGAA CTGCCGACACACAAGCTCTGTTGAGGAATGACCAGGTCTATCAG CCCCTCCGAGATCGAGATGATGCTCAGTACAGCCACCTTGGAGGAAACTGGGCTCGGAACAAGTGA
- the CD3D gene encoding T-cell surface glycoprotein CD3 delta chain isoform A precursor (isoform A precursor is encoded by transcript variant 1), producing the protein MEHSTFLSGLVLATLLSQVSPFKIPIEELEDRVFVNCNTSITWVEGTVGTLLSDITRLDLGKRILDPRGIYRCNGTDIYKDKESTVQVHYRMCQSCVELDPATVAGIIVTDVIATLLLALGVFCFAGHETGRLSGAADTQALLRNDQVYQPLRDRDDAQYSHLGGNWARNK; encoded by the exons ATGGAACATAGCACGTTTCTCTCTGGCCTGGTACTGGCTACCCTTCTCTCGCAAG tgAGCCCCTTCAAGATACCTATAGAGGAACTTGAGGACAGAGTGTTTGTGAATTGCAATACCAGCATCACATGGGTAGAGGGAACGGTGGGAACACTGCTCTCAGACATTACAAGACTGGACCTGGGAAAACGCATCCTGGACCCACGAGGAATATATAGGTGTAATGGGACAGATATATACAAGGACAAAGAATCTACCGTGCAAGTTCATTATCGAA tGTGCCAGAGCTGTGTGGAGCTGGATCCAGCCACCGTGGCTGGCATCATTGTCACTGATGTCATTGCCACTCTGCTCCTTGCTTTGGGAGTCTTCTGCTTTGCTGGACATGAGACTGGAAGGCTGTCTGGGG CTGCCGACACACAAGCTCTGTTGAGGAATGACCAGGTCTATCAG CCCCTCCGAGATCGAGATGATGCTCAGTACAGCCACCTTGGAGGAAACTGGGCTCGGAACAAGTGA